A single window of Herbaspirillum sp. RTI4 DNA harbors:
- a CDS encoding DUF3987 domain-containing protein, translating to MPHLTISVMIQEDRFALYMKTRGAEAFSTGLLGRMLVAYSTIIDRPGELPNTWDRPEPKLDVFNQRAEDILNQPMPAPRERLTLRLSEEATRYWGWFKSWVHDNLICGDFSEDMKSFFRKIGQNATRLAASLHYFGGADGDITADAMKSAIIVRHFFVCPNGPIVMVLP from the coding sequence ATGCCACATTTGACCATTTCGGTCATGATTCAGGAAGATCGATTCGCCTTGTACATGAAAACCCGTGGCGCTGAGGCATTTAGCACGGGCCTCTTGGGCCGCATGCTGGTCGCGTACTCAACCATCATAGACCGTCCGGGTGAATTGCCGAATACCTGGGACCGGCCAGAGCCCAAGCTTGACGTGTTCAATCAAAGAGCGGAAGACATTCTGAACCAACCTATGCCCGCGCCACGGGAGCGCCTTACGTTGAGACTGTCTGAGGAGGCGACGCGTTATTGGGGTTGGTTCAAGAGCTGGGTTCATGACAACTTAATCTGCGGGGATTTTTCTGAAGATATGAAGTCTTTCTTTCGAAAGATCGGTCAGAATGCAACGCGACTTGCCGCATCACTGCATTATTTCGGAGGGGCGGACGGCGATATTACTGCTGATGCCATGAAGAGTGCCATTATCGTGCGCCATTTTTTTGTCTGCCCCAACGGTCCAATAGTAATGGTGCTGCCGTAA
- a CDS encoding T6SS immunity protein Tli4 family protein, whose translation MRSRRRQLLAAIAIGALWPLAACHPHVKGLSKEKTMKKYPLKPYAVGRYLIDLPEAATEVSWGQRFAGMSIEWTNNSEAKFEHLLAEKRHALIGRHMDRPILLEEKRAKDGNTHFYLFQQTSPETGLLEVNAYRYSHELKGFHFFSSQIDPERSKEGLPYAERVVQAVQPRLITSTMTDRGACFDHAFVSGGDPSNFEDVAVMVSFNDINLSFSTQVIDAVDTGPTLLERSTILDRFPEVILLRQSAREVARLNGEELAYKTKRGSGITSHSFEWDYIGKPNSIMAPRMKVLLDIERGVAAALLPDEELLGVWDAILGSIRLRTGAV comes from the coding sequence ATGAGGTCGCGACGTCGCCAATTATTAGCAGCCATCGCTATCGGCGCTTTATGGCCTCTGGCTGCCTGTCATCCCCATGTCAAAGGACTCTCGAAAGAAAAAACTATGAAGAAATATCCGTTGAAACCCTATGCCGTCGGCCGTTACCTAATCGACCTTCCTGAAGCCGCCACAGAGGTCTCGTGGGGGCAGCGGTTTGCTGGGATGAGCATTGAATGGACGAATAACTCGGAAGCCAAATTCGAGCATCTCCTTGCTGAAAAGCGACATGCGTTAATAGGAAGGCATATGGATCGTCCTATTTTATTGGAGGAGAAGCGTGCCAAGGACGGCAACACCCATTTTTATTTGTTTCAGCAGACCTCCCCGGAAACAGGGCTATTGGAGGTGAATGCCTATCGCTATAGTCATGAGTTAAAAGGGTTTCATTTTTTTTCATCGCAAATTGACCCGGAACGTTCTAAGGAAGGATTGCCATACGCAGAAAGGGTTGTGCAAGCAGTTCAGCCCCGGTTAATTACTTCTACCATGACTGACCGTGGTGCCTGTTTCGACCATGCCTTTGTTAGCGGGGGCGATCCTAGTAATTTCGAAGATGTCGCTGTCATGGTTAGCTTTAATGACATTAATTTAAGTTTTTCCACGCAGGTTATCGACGCAGTAGACACCGGCCCGACCTTGTTGGAACGCAGCACCATTCTCGACAGATTCCCTGAAGTCATACTACTACGCCAGTCTGCACGCGAAGTAGCCCGATTAAATGGCGAAGAATTAGCTTATAAAACTAAACGCGGAAGCGGAATTACTTCCCATTCATTTGAATGGGATTACATAGGAAAACCAAATTCAATTATGGCACCCCGCATGAAAGTCCTCCTAGACATTGAACGCGGAGTCGCTGCGGCACTCCTCCCAGACGAAGAACTGCTCGGAGTATGGGATGCAATATTGGGATCGATCCGCTTGCGGACCGGGGCGGTTTAA
- a CDS encoding type VI secretion system Vgr family protein encodes MLPPIKDLERWIYNRQHKRILTLDFPDNNCPQSGPERYQRDALFIPNRLDADEGLSRDFTYTVEVLSDDPRIPLTEVLGKLVTLSLKRKDGSLRYFNGYVFEFGLERCEGNVVFYRMVLKPWMAFLRQRKNNAVFCHQTLNDQALEIFRHYPSIRCDYRYAFPSGHAYLKLMHMGCQFNETDANYLHRRWEALGLSYRYEHTERGHQLMLCHNTAQEAQPIDGRNPDIRFHSEDNDAEQHEAIHTWRPGRTISPGSRTTTAYNFKTAHLPSHQAWATSPNAQGRNVPQIESHDYVGAYSCEHSQNGYGDTQARYRMDETDAQAKQHPMAGNNRYVAPGRWFQMRKHPRLRDLLGFDVREEKQRFLIIDVRHTVTNNYLQENEPADYRNTLNCIRKNIVWRPGPGYSSNDTRIHGTQTALVVGYEQGEIATDKYGRLRVQFHWDLLGKKTPLSSAWVRMATPWAGNMHGLHTLPRPGQEVVVTWLDGNPDHPLILGSVHNGCNPPPWNLPSEKALTGLRSRELIPGKSNFGSGRSNHLILDDTLDQIQAQLKSDHQNSQLSLGFITRIEDNYGRKEARGEGYALETEGSGALRAGKGLLLTTDGRAQAVGGTLSRDELVHCLEQALEIAKGLGSAAVTHHGSHRDTAPQQHLSAAVDALGKGSGPETHSTSTAAAGQAVIAISAAAGLASATPKDQTHYAGHNIDTVAGNNQQHYAMGHILHTARGDIEQLAVEGDLRQIAGKGKVTVQAQHNSMELIAEQVLRLISTSDRIEIFAKKEIVLGAGGSAIKISAEGITDITSGKRVIHTSGLDVTGPSSLSQQMNQWPTTHFDEEFIARHHGSGRIAANRRFEILREDGSRLQGQSDGEGKTGIQKSQLLGKIQLHFFDDLSK; translated from the coding sequence ATGCTGCCCCCCATCAAAGACCTCGAACGCTGGATCTACAACCGCCAGCACAAACGCATCCTCACCCTCGATTTCCCCGATAACAACTGCCCCCAGAGCGGCCCCGAACGCTACCAGCGCGACGCTCTGTTCATCCCCAATCGCCTCGACGCCGACGAAGGCCTTTCCCGCGATTTCACCTACACCGTCGAAGTCCTGTCCGACGACCCGCGCATTCCTCTGACTGAGGTGCTAGGCAAGCTGGTCACGCTCTCGCTCAAACGCAAAGACGGCAGCCTGCGTTACTTCAACGGCTACGTCTTTGAATTCGGCCTCGAGCGCTGCGAAGGCAACGTCGTGTTTTACCGCATGGTGCTCAAACCCTGGATGGCCTTCCTGCGCCAGCGCAAGAACAACGCCGTGTTTTGTCACCAGACCCTCAACGATCAGGCGCTGGAAATCTTCCGTCACTATCCCTCCATCCGCTGCGACTATCGCTATGCGTTCCCGAGCGGCCACGCTTACCTCAAGCTCATGCACATGGGCTGCCAGTTCAACGAAACCGATGCCAACTATCTGCACCGCCGCTGGGAAGCGCTGGGCCTGAGCTATCGCTACGAACACACCGAGCGCGGCCACCAGCTCATGCTGTGTCACAACACGGCGCAGGAAGCGCAACCGATCGATGGACGCAATCCCGACATCCGTTTCCACAGCGAAGACAACGACGCCGAACAGCACGAGGCCATCCACACCTGGCGCCCGGGGCGCACCATCTCTCCCGGCAGCCGCACCACCACCGCCTACAATTTCAAAACCGCGCATCTGCCCAGCCATCAGGCCTGGGCCACGAGCCCCAATGCGCAAGGCAGGAACGTCCCCCAAATAGAAAGCCACGACTACGTCGGTGCCTACAGCTGCGAGCATAGTCAAAACGGCTACGGCGACACGCAGGCGCGTTATCGCATGGATGAAACCGACGCGCAGGCCAAACAGCACCCGATGGCCGGCAACAACCGCTACGTCGCCCCGGGTCGCTGGTTCCAGATGCGCAAACATCCGCGCCTGCGCGATCTGCTGGGCTTTGATGTCCGCGAAGAAAAACAACGCTTCCTCATCATCGACGTGCGTCACACCGTCACCAATAACTACCTGCAAGAAAACGAACCGGCCGACTACCGCAACACGCTCAACTGCATCCGCAAAAACATCGTCTGGCGACCCGGCCCCGGCTACAGCAGCAACGACACCCGCATCCACGGCACGCAGACCGCACTGGTGGTCGGCTACGAGCAAGGCGAAATCGCCACCGACAAATACGGCCGTCTGCGCGTGCAATTTCACTGGGACTTGCTCGGCAAGAAAACCCCGCTCAGCTCGGCCTGGGTGCGCATGGCCACACCGTGGGCCGGCAACATGCACGGCCTGCACACGCTGCCGCGACCCGGGCAGGAAGTCGTCGTCACCTGGCTCGATGGCAACCCCGACCATCCGCTCATTCTCGGCAGCGTGCACAACGGCTGCAACCCGCCGCCCTGGAATTTGCCGAGCGAGAAAGCGTTAACGGGCCTGCGCAGCCGCGAACTGATTCCCGGAAAAAGCAACTTCGGGAGTGGGCGCAGCAACCACCTTATTCTCGACGACACGCTCGATCAAATTCAGGCGCAGCTCAAAAGCGATCACCAGAATAGTCAGCTTTCGCTGGGATTTATTACCCGCATCGAGGACAACTACGGAAGAAAGGAAGCGCGCGGAGAAGGCTATGCGCTGGAAACCGAAGGCTCTGGTGCACTGCGTGCCGGCAAGGGTTTACTGCTCACGACGGACGGCCGCGCCCAAGCGGTCGGCGGCACGCTCAGTCGCGACGAACTGGTGCATTGCCTGGAACAAGCGCTCGAAATTGCCAAAGGACTCGGCAGTGCCGCCGTCACCCATCACGGCAGTCACCGTGACACCGCCCCACAGCAACATCTGAGCGCGGCCGTCGATGCGCTCGGCAAGGGCAGCGGCCCGGAAACCCACTCCACCAGCACCGCTGCCGCAGGACAAGCGGTCATCGCCATCAGTGCCGCCGCCGGCCTCGCCAGCGCCACGCCCAAAGATCAAACCCACTACGCCGGTCACAACATCGACACCGTCGCCGGCAACAACCAGCAGCACTACGCCATGGGCCACATCCTGCACACCGCGCGCGGCGATATCGAACAGCTCGCAGTCGAAGGCGATCTGCGCCAGATTGCCGGTAAAGGCAAAGTCACTGTGCAGGCGCAGCACAACAGCATGGAGCTGATTGCCGAACAGGTCCTGCGACTGATTTCCACCAGCGACCGCATCGAAATCTTCGCCAAAAAAGAAATCGTGCTGGGCGCAGGTGGCTCCGCCATCAAGATCAGCGCCGAAGGCATTACCGATATCACCAGCGGCAAGCGGGTGATTCATACGTCGGGGTTGGATGTCACCGGCCCCTCATCACTGTCACAGCAAATGAACCAATGGCCCACCACGCACTTCGATGAAGAGTTCATCGCCCGCCACCACGGCAGCGGCCGCATTGCCGCGAACCGGCGCTTTGAAATTCTTCGCGAAGACGGCAGCCGCTTGCAGGGACAAAGCGATGGTGAAGGGAAAACCGGGATTCAAAAAAGTCAGCTGCTGGGAAAAATTCAATTACATTTTTTCGATGACCTATCAAAATGA
- a CDS encoding nucleotidyl transferase AbiEii/AbiGii toxin family protein, whose translation MKRLPKEIIEKISDFETESELSLPGFALEKDYFVLDAITLIQALPASPDFRFVFCGGTCLAKAYGILHRMSEDVDFKLVPTEVTAQLPKATLRRRLSAFVKNVITSLEAGGFGKNSITRRSLDSNSYSCLDVEYESAFSKPSSLRPHLLLELNHSTLRAPTETHKVGLLLDKLTSGAYQSPIEIECISLREALAEKLVSFPRRLALQLQKDNTDTVLDPSSGWDKALVRHLYDVHQIIQHAPVAQLDASDLARILSGVIANDAIEFQNQHPQFYLTPLAQLSKALTWAGESENLKIQYDAFVADMVYASPENTPSFAEALDVFSRTLQTTMTLMSSENIAREMAR comes from the coding sequence ATGAAAAGACTGCCTAAGGAAATTATTGAAAAAATTTCAGATTTTGAGACTGAATCGGAGTTGTCCCTTCCTGGTTTTGCGCTTGAAAAGGACTACTTTGTTCTAGATGCCATCACGCTAATCCAAGCGCTTCCCGCATCGCCAGATTTTCGGTTTGTCTTTTGTGGTGGCACATGCTTGGCTAAAGCCTATGGCATTTTGCATCGGATGTCTGAGGATGTTGACTTCAAGCTGGTCCCTACGGAAGTCACCGCACAATTACCTAAAGCTACATTAAGACGCAGACTCAGTGCCTTTGTCAAAAATGTGATCACAAGCTTAGAAGCCGGCGGATTTGGAAAAAATTCAATTACACGTCGCTCACTAGATAGCAACAGCTATTCCTGCCTGGATGTTGAATATGAATCAGCTTTTTCCAAGCCCTCATCGTTACGACCCCACCTTCTGCTTGAGCTGAACCACTCAACCCTGAGGGCCCCTACAGAAACGCACAAGGTGGGCTTGCTGCTCGATAAGTTAACTTCCGGCGCGTATCAGTCACCGATTGAAATTGAATGCATTTCTTTGCGAGAAGCCTTAGCTGAAAAGCTCGTCTCATTTCCGCGCCGTCTGGCATTGCAACTGCAAAAAGACAATACCGATACGGTATTAGATCCCTCTTCCGGGTGGGATAAAGCACTGGTACGCCATCTCTACGACGTGCATCAAATTATTCAGCATGCTCCAGTGGCACAGTTGGATGCTTCAGATTTAGCTCGGATTTTGTCAGGCGTCATTGCCAATGATGCGATTGAATTTCAAAATCAGCACCCTCAGTTTTATTTAACGCCATTGGCGCAATTGAGTAAGGCACTTACTTGGGCAGGTGAAAGTGAAAATCTGAAAATCCAATACGATGCCTTTGTCGCAGACATGGTTTATGCCTCACCAGAAAACACCCCAAGTTTTGCGGAAGCACTGGATGTTTTTTCCAGAACCTTACAAACCACGATGACCTTAATGTCATCAGAAAATATCGCCAGAGAAATGGCGCGATAG
- a CDS encoding DUF6088 family protein: MSKMTLEERIEMSLRRSAAKVFLRKEFDRFGGYDQVGRALRSVINKGLLIKAGYGVYVKAKQSTLTGKSIPVVPLIEIGLEVLTKLGVKPDLGASAKEYRDGKTTQMPMSTVLNVGGSRVSRRIGFGSKSIRYEQ; this comes from the coding sequence ATGTCCAAAATGACCTTGGAGGAACGGATTGAGATGAGCTTGCGGCGCTCCGCAGCGAAGGTCTTCCTGCGCAAAGAATTTGACAGATTTGGAGGCTATGACCAAGTTGGGCGAGCGCTGAGAAGTGTGATCAATAAAGGTCTCCTCATCAAGGCTGGCTACGGTGTGTATGTCAAAGCAAAGCAAAGCACTTTGACCGGCAAGTCTATCCCTGTTGTCCCGCTCATTGAAATTGGCCTGGAAGTGTTGACCAAACTCGGCGTCAAGCCTGACCTAGGAGCTTCTGCGAAAGAATATAGGGATGGCAAGACGACGCAAATGCCTATGTCCACTGTGTTAAACGTGGGTGGTTCACGAGTTTCCCGTCGTATAGGTTTTGGTAGTAAATCAATTCGGTATGAGCAATGA
- a CDS encoding SymE family type I addiction module toxin, which translates to MSNQQGPAIVIRPERHITVSSIGYAPGQPIRDPGKRVMQAVPWIRIQGKWLEQAGFAIRTPVRIRVMVGCLVLTVD; encoded by the coding sequence ATGTCAAACCAGCAAGGCCCCGCCATCGTGATCCGGCCAGAGCGCCACATCACGGTATCTTCCATAGGCTATGCGCCAGGCCAGCCAATTCGGGACCCGGGGAAACGCGTCATGCAGGCAGTACCGTGGATACGCATTCAGGGGAAATGGCTGGAGCAGGCGGGATTCGCCATTCGCACGCCGGTGCGCATTCGGGTGATGGTGGGATGTCTGGTATTAACAGTGGATTAA
- a CDS encoding LacI family transcriptional regulator, whose amino-acid sequence MRPTTLALTGEPLLLRSADGAVTVSIPIRIQRYSGRCQIIVPPGITSAPDEDPVPTALQSALARGHRWLRQIDSGAFSNLRAIVEKEKLDPSYISRMVNLTTLAPDIVAAILDETLPESVSLFDLAVNTPLSWEEQRAKIALVLKKTN is encoded by the coding sequence ATGAGACCGACCACCTTAGCCCTTACCGGCGAACCGCTCTTGCTGCGCAGTGCCGACGGAGCCGTGACCGTCTCGATACCAATCCGGATTCAACGCTACAGCGGCCGCTGCCAGATCATTGTGCCGCCGGGAATCACCTCCGCGCCAGACGAGGACCCAGTCCCGACAGCCTTGCAGAGCGCCTTGGCACGAGGGCATCGCTGGCTGCGGCAGATCGACAGCGGCGCATTCAGCAACCTCAGGGCCATCGTCGAAAAAGAAAAGCTCGATCCCAGTTACATCAGCCGGATGGTCAACCTGACTACGCTGGCTCCCGATATTGTTGCCGCGATTCTCGATGAAACTCTGCCCGAGTCGGTCTCGCTGTTCGATCTGGCGGTGAACACGCCTTTATCGTGGGAAGAGCAGCGCGCCAAAATCGCTCTGGTGCTTAAAAAAACGAATTAA
- a CDS encoding recombinase family protein, with the protein MSGPEGSTKKRQRCAVYTRKSSEEGLDQEYNSIDAQRDAGHAYIASQRAEGWIPVGEDYDDPAFSGGNMERPGLQRLMRDIEAGQVDIVVVYKIDRLTRSLTDFSRMVEVFERQGVSFVSVTQQFNTTTSMGRLMLNVLLSFAQFEREVTGERIRDKIAASKRKGKWVGGMPALGYDVVERKLVINRNEADLVRRLFHDYPRVGSTTMLIQQLRHEGVTTKSWIAQSGNQRTGKLIDKSALYKILNNPLYLGQIQHKGEVYPGEHEALITQAQWDRVQTALAAHPRGVQKGQTRPTLNPRPALLQGLIFTRDGRAMTPHSSKGKGGRRYRYYLSTRDAKEGHGASDVKMLPAAEIEAVVMAQLRGILRSADIVTQVWREIRSQQANTTSSASTNATAGFNEMQVAVALNRIDLIWEQLFPLEQQRIVRLLIERIIVSPNELQVKLHPNGIDHLALDVMRAPDTPGCPINKENFA; encoded by the coding sequence ATGAGCGGCCCCGAAGGCAGCACAAAAAAACGTCAGCGATGCGCCGTCTACACCCGCAAATCGAGCGAAGAAGGCCTCGATCAGGAGTACAACTCCATCGACGCGCAAAGGGACGCCGGTCACGCCTACATCGCCAGCCAGCGCGCTGAAGGCTGGATACCGGTGGGCGAGGATTACGACGACCCGGCTTTCTCGGGAGGAAATATGGAGCGGCCCGGACTGCAGCGCTTGATGCGCGACATCGAAGCGGGACAAGTCGACATCGTCGTCGTTTATAAGATTGATCGCCTGACCCGCAGCCTCACTGACTTCTCCCGAATGGTGGAGGTCTTTGAACGGCAGGGCGTTTCCTTCGTTTCCGTTACTCAGCAATTCAATACCACCACCTCCATGGGGCGGCTGATGTTGAACGTCCTGCTGTCCTTTGCGCAGTTTGAAAGGGAAGTCACCGGCGAACGGATTCGCGACAAAATCGCCGCCAGCAAGCGCAAGGGGAAATGGGTGGGCGGCATGCCGGCGCTCGGCTATGACGTCGTTGAGCGGAAACTCGTCATCAACCGCAACGAAGCAGACCTCGTGCGTCGGCTGTTTCATGACTATCCCCGGGTCGGCTCGACGACGATGCTGATTCAGCAATTGCGGCACGAAGGCGTGACCACTAAATCGTGGATCGCGCAGTCAGGCAATCAACGCACAGGCAAACTGATTGATAAAAGTGCACTGTATAAAATTCTGAATAATCCGCTGTACCTCGGGCAGATTCAGCATAAAGGAGAGGTCTACCCCGGGGAGCATGAAGCGCTAATTACTCAAGCGCAGTGGGATCGGGTTCAGACCGCCTTGGCCGCTCATCCTCGCGGTGTGCAAAAAGGACAGACGCGTCCAACATTGAACCCTCGCCCAGCCTTGCTTCAGGGATTAATTTTTACCCGCGACGGCCGGGCAATGACGCCGCACTCCAGCAAAGGCAAGGGCGGTCGACGTTATCGTTACTACCTCTCGACACGCGATGCCAAAGAAGGACATGGTGCCTCCGATGTCAAAATGCTGCCGGCGGCAGAAATCGAAGCCGTCGTCATGGCGCAACTGCGCGGCATTCTGCGCTCGGCTGACATCGTCACGCAAGTCTGGCGCGAGATCCGCAGCCAACAAGCAAACACTACTTCCAGTGCCAGCACCAATGCCACCGCCGGCTTCAACGAAATGCAAGTCGCCGTCGCGCTCAATCGGATTGATCTGATCTGGGAGCAGCTTTTTCCGCTCGAACAACAGCGCATCGTGCGGCTTCTGATCGAGAGAATCATCGTCTCGCCCAACGAGCTGCAAGTGAAACTGCATCCCAATGGTATTGACCATCTGGCGCTGGATGTGATGCGCGCACCGGATACTCCCGGCTGTCCAATAAATAAAGAGAATTTCGCATGA
- a CDS encoding DUF2924 domain-containing protein, whose amino-acid sequence MKNDNIRRCDLIREFAGATHRVLVLPDGQFDYLGKSYRSLTAIANDISGTRWSGPAFFGLRDKVRKGSKK is encoded by the coding sequence ATGAAAAACGATAACATTAGACGTTGTGACCTGATTCGCGAATTCGCCGGTGCGACGCACCGGGTCCTGGTTCTGCCGGACGGCCAGTTCGACTATCTCGGCAAAAGCTACCGCAGCCTGACCGCCATCGCCAACGACATCAGCGGCACCCGCTGGTCGGGTCCCGCATTTTTTGGTCTACGGGACAAAGTGCGGAAGGGCAGTAAAAAATGA
- a CDS encoding Fic family protein, with amino-acid sequence METQNLIGGAWLAANYGIEPVMPLQTFSRIGGRRATQVLEGITTETYVESMRPSATLRGHLTFHLKHEVPHLELLSQVFAKFDPRELTDWVADEPSGQYAKRAGFLYEFLTGQALEISAEIAGGYIDVMDGTKLVVASPKHSVPNRRWRVRDNLPGTRVFCPVIRKTADLVKAMGLDVSGLINDLALEFGEELLMRSAVWMTLRESKSSFAIEGEADQSDRIQRFADVLSRRSGQGSWPLNQAALAELQSEILGKRTTLQHFGIRQSPVFVGEVARYQEVVHYIAPPAEDVTEMLEGLATFLERTQGQSSVMRSAVAAFGFVYIHPLADGNGRVHRFLINDILRRDGAVKDPMILPVSSLITSDQTERHAYDRILDEISRPLMKSLAGLYEFAPTYITYPDDIRSNFVFHGNDSARHTWRLLDLTRHVTYLAHVLDRTIREDMREESRYMRSHAQARTAIKDIVEMPDMQIDRIIRSAEANQGKLSNVLTKEIPILGESGVWDAIVKAIEIAFRDGPKASTVNKYASGNPR; translated from the coding sequence ATGGAAACCCAAAATTTAATCGGCGGGGCATGGCTAGCTGCTAATTACGGCATCGAGCCAGTCATGCCACTCCAAACGTTTAGTCGCATTGGTGGACGCCGTGCGACACAAGTTTTAGAGGGTATTACTACCGAGACCTATGTGGAAAGTATGCGTCCAAGCGCGACCTTGCGTGGACATCTCACTTTTCATCTCAAGCATGAAGTCCCCCACCTAGAGTTGCTGTCGCAGGTATTTGCAAAATTTGATCCGCGAGAGCTGACAGACTGGGTGGCTGATGAACCATCCGGTCAGTATGCCAAGCGAGCCGGATTTCTTTATGAGTTCCTAACTGGCCAAGCCCTAGAGATTAGTGCAGAAATTGCTGGCGGCTACATTGATGTCATGGATGGGACAAAGCTAGTAGTTGCCTCACCAAAACATTCAGTCCCCAATCGGCGCTGGCGGGTGCGGGACAATCTACCAGGCACGCGCGTCTTTTGCCCGGTCATCCGCAAAACAGCAGATTTAGTTAAAGCCATGGGTCTAGATGTGTCAGGTCTAATTAACGATCTGGCACTGGAATTTGGCGAAGAATTGTTAATGCGCTCGGCCGTCTGGATGACGCTGCGTGAGAGCAAGTCGAGCTTTGCGATTGAGGGCGAAGCAGATCAATCCGATCGCATTCAGCGTTTTGCAGACGTACTGTCTCGCCGCAGTGGACAAGGATCGTGGCCTTTAAATCAGGCAGCACTGGCCGAATTGCAATCTGAAATCCTAGGCAAGCGAACAACCTTGCAACACTTTGGCATTCGCCAGTCTCCGGTGTTCGTTGGCGAAGTCGCGCGCTACCAAGAAGTCGTTCACTACATCGCACCACCAGCTGAAGATGTCACAGAGATGCTTGAAGGATTGGCCACCTTTTTGGAGCGTACCCAAGGACAATCCTCAGTGATGCGTAGCGCTGTAGCGGCCTTTGGGTTTGTGTATATACACCCATTGGCTGATGGAAATGGACGTGTGCATCGCTTCCTGATCAACGATATTTTGCGACGCGATGGTGCGGTGAAAGATCCGATGATCCTGCCGGTTTCATCTCTAATTACAAGCGATCAAACTGAACGTCATGCCTATGACCGCATTCTTGATGAAATTTCGCGACCATTGATGAAGTCGTTGGCCGGGCTCTATGAATTTGCGCCCACTTACATCACCTATCCAGATGACATTCGTTCAAATTTTGTATTTCATGGCAACGACAGTGCCAGGCATACATGGCGACTCCTAGACCTGACGCGACATGTGACCTATTTGGCCCATGTGTTAGATCGCACGATCCGCGAGGATATGCGAGAGGAATCTCGTTACATGCGCAGCCACGCCCAAGCAAGAACAGCAATCAAAGATATCGTCGAGATGCCTGATATGCAAATTGACAGAATCATTCGATCAGCAGAGGCAAACCAGGGAAAACTCTCCAATGTGTTGACCAAGGAAATTCCAATCCTTGGGGAGTCTGGCGTTTGGGACGCAATCGTGAAGGCGATTGAAATTGCTTTTCGAGATGGACCCAAGGCGAGTACCGTGAACAAATATGCCAGTGGAAATCCAAGGTGA
- a CDS encoding DUF4113 domain-containing protein translates to MLKNIPVEEIWGVGRRLTMALNQRGIDTVLQLRDADVAAMRQGFGVVMEKTIRELRGEACIELEEVAPPKKQIVNSRSFGHAVTTIEDLQDALAHFVSNAARKLRDQHSLAGLLQVFIMTDRFREDRPQYCPSITIPLTVPTAHTMVLQGWAVAGLAAIYQSGFHYKKAGVILSDIGDASLYQGDLFAAAPKNPALMTTLDAINTRYGKGTLKLSQDSSRPSWKMRQERKSPEYTTNWDELPVCE, encoded by the coding sequence GTGCTGAAAAATATTCCGGTGGAAGAAATCTGGGGTGTGGGCCGACGTCTGACGATGGCCTTGAACCAGCGGGGCATTGATACCGTGCTGCAGTTACGAGATGCCGATGTTGCCGCCATGCGCCAGGGTTTTGGGGTGGTGATGGAAAAGACTATCCGGGAACTGCGCGGTGAAGCCTGTATTGAGTTGGAAGAAGTTGCCCCGCCGAAGAAGCAGATCGTCAATAGCCGTTCGTTTGGCCACGCCGTGACCACCATCGAGGATTTGCAGGATGCGCTGGCGCACTTTGTCAGCAACGCGGCGAGGAAACTGCGCGATCAGCATTCGCTCGCTGGCCTGTTGCAGGTGTTCATCATGACGGATCGGTTCAGGGAAGATCGCCCGCAATACTGCCCGAGCATCACGATCCCGCTCACCGTTCCTACGGCGCATACCATGGTGTTGCAGGGTTGGGCGGTGGCCGGGCTTGCGGCTATTTATCAGTCTGGATTTCACTACAAGAAGGCGGGTGTCATTCTCAGCGATATAGGTGACGCCTCGCTGTATCAAGGCGATCTCTTCGCTGCCGCACCGAAAAATCCCGCGCTGATGACGACACTGGATGCGATCAACACTCGCTACGGCAAGGGCACATTGAAGCTCAGTCAGGACAGTTCAAGGCCGTCATGGAAAATGCGGCAGGAAAGGAAATCACCGGAATACACGACCAACTGGGATGAATTGCCGGTTTGCGAGTGA